The following proteins are co-located in the Trichomycterus rosablanca isolate fTriRos1 chromosome 14, fTriRos1.hap1, whole genome shotgun sequence genome:
- the LOC134326017 gene encoding serine/threonine-protein kinase pim-3-like: MRMVSRPPISPYVLKLLEWFDTPERCVLILERPVPCVDLYQLMLEKGRLRMPFARHVMRRVVLAVLHCRDRGVLHRDIKLQNILLNTETLEVKLIDFGCGDLLKDTPYYTYSGTWVYSPPEWITKKKYYGCPATVWSLGVLLFFLVCGCLPFRSKKEITKGHLVFKSGVSHACCHLIEQCLKKKPSKRLTLGQILLHGWFHE, translated from the exons ATGCGCATGGTGTCCAGGCCACCCATCAGCCCGTACGTGCTGAAGCTCCTGGAGTGGTTCGACACGCCCGAGCGCTGCGTCCTGATTCTGGAGCGCCCTGTCCCCTGCGTAGACCTCTACCAGCTGATGCTCGAGAAGGGCAGGCTGAGGATGCCATTCGCCCGGCACGTCATGCGGCGGGTTGTCCTGGCGGTGCTCCACTGCCGCGACCGCGGGGTCCTGCACAGGGACATTAAGCTCCAGAACATCCTTCTGAACACAGAGACGCTGGAGGTGAAGCTGATAGACTTCGGATGCGGCGACCTGTTGAAGGATACTCCGTACTACACGTATTCAG gcacgtGGGTATACTCGCCACCCGAGTGGATAACCAAGAAGAAGTACTATGGCTGCCCTGCGACAGTCTGGAGTCTGGGCGtactgctgtttttcttggtttGTGGATGCCTGCCATTTCGGTCTAAGAAGGAGATCACCAAAGGGCATCTAGTGTTCAAATCTGGTGTGTCTCATG CCTGCTGCCATCTGATCGAACAATGCCTCAAGAAGAAGCCCAGCAAGCGCCTCACCCTCGGGCAGATCCTCCTGCACGGGTGGTTCCATGAGTAG